From the Streptococcus sp. 29887 genome, one window contains:
- a CDS encoding LCP family protein, whose translation MTKNKGILTHHEELRLDYLHKNIHYLNDREREELDYLLYKKELRTRHGKPKKFAIETPRPITEDMEEDDWQEEIEQNEELLPTYPETRSRRNRRKGQKSSGRDSVDYIPKMPPKTKRKKKWGMKRMFYLLFLALFLFVFALGFSFIKGLNSVSEQPTAEVFNGVSSANGTNILILGTDGRAGESTDEIRTDTIMVLNINNADNKVKLVSFMRDTLVDIEGYEYKLNTAYTLGEQDNKQGAEEVRKALKNNFGIDIDYYAMVDFATFATTIDTLFPEGVTIDAQFSTIDGETVSSVEVPNDLQLEENAPAYQTIQVGVQQMDGKTLLNYARYRSDDEGDFGRTKRQQQVLSAVMTQAKNPMKLFSGAEALGKVVAMTPTTVPQAFMLFHGPGVVMDAANGIERITIPENGDWIDDYDMYGGMALRVDFEKYQQRLTDLGLR comes from the coding sequence ATGACGAAAAACAAAGGAATCTTAACCCATCATGAAGAGTTGCGGTTGGATTATTTACATAAAAATATACATTATTTAAATGATAGAGAGCGAGAGGAGTTGGATTATCTTCTTTATAAGAAGGAACTCCGTACTCGCCATGGGAAACCAAAGAAATTTGCAATTGAAACTCCTAGACCCATCACTGAAGATATGGAAGAAGATGACTGGCAGGAAGAAATTGAGCAGAATGAAGAACTCCTTCCTACGTATCCTGAAACCAGGTCTAGAAGAAATAGAAGGAAAGGACAAAAAAGTTCAGGGAGGGATTCAGTTGACTATATTCCGAAAATGCCCCCAAAAACAAAGAGAAAGAAAAAATGGGGTATGAAGCGAATGTTTTACTTACTCTTCCTTGCCCTGTTCTTGTTTGTTTTTGCTTTGGGCTTTAGTTTCATTAAGGGCCTGAATAGTGTGAGTGAGCAGCCTACTGCTGAAGTATTTAACGGGGTTAGTTCTGCTAATGGTACCAATATTTTGATTTTGGGTACGGATGGACGTGCAGGTGAAAGCACGGACGAAATACGGACAGATACCATTATGGTCTTAAATATCAATAATGCAGATAATAAGGTCAAACTGGTTAGTTTTATGCGGGATACCTTGGTCGATATTGAAGGTTATGAGTATAAATTAAATACCGCCTATACCCTCGGTGAACAAGATAACAAGCAGGGAGCTGAAGAAGTTCGTAAGGCTTTGAAAAACAATTTTGGTATTGATATTGACTATTATGCTATGGTTGATTTTGCAACTTTTGCGACAACAATTGATACACTCTTTCCAGAGGGGGTGACTATTGATGCACAATTTTCAACCATAGATGGAGAAACGGTTAGCTCGGTGGAAGTGCCAAATGATTTGCAGCTGGAGGAAAATGCCCCAGCCTATCAAACCATTCAGGTTGGTGTTCAACAAATGGATGGAAAAACTCTGCTCAACTACGCGCGTTATCGTTCAGATGATGAGGGGGATTTTGGTCGTACCAAGCGTCAGCAACAAGTCTTGTCGGCTGTCATGACTCAGGCTAAAAACCCGATGAAGCTTTTTTCAGGGGCGGAAGCACTTGGTAAAGTAGTGGCGATGACCCCAACAACAGTTCCCCAGGCCTTTATGCTTTTCCATGGACCGGGAGTTGTTATGGATGCAGCTAATGGTATCGAACGCATCACCATTCCTGAAAATGGGGATTGGATTGACGATTATGATATGTATGGTGGTATGGCCCTGCGAGTTGATTTTGAAAAGTACCAACAGCGCTTAACTGATTTGGGCTTACGATAA